Proteins encoded by one window of Salmonirosea aquatica:
- a CDS encoding MBL fold metallo-hydrolase produces the protein MLFLILIIFIALGIWFFLQQPQFGKVPAAARLERIRKASNYREGTFHNLSATPVMSEDVSMWKAFVDFLKPGKDRQPDKPLPSVHTNLKTLPTDEPVLVWFGHSSYLLIVAGRKILVDPVFSGHASPVSFFGKNYPGSNIYSVDDMPEIDVLLLTHDHYDHLDYPTINRLRPKVKQVVTSLGVGAHLEGWGYDPGMIQELAWHEDVTVAGVLNFTAWPARHFSGRLFKRGQTLWSSFVLQTPGHAFYLGGDSGYDTHFKEIGDQYGPFDLAILECGQYNDNWRYIHMMPEQTAQAAVDLRAKMLLPVHWGKFTLALHPWYEPIERVTAKAGELKVPLVTPRIGEPLLLSGPPLTAPWWR, from the coding sequence ATGCTATTTCTTATTTTAATAATCTTTATTGCCCTCGGCATCTGGTTTTTTCTCCAACAGCCCCAATTTGGCAAGGTACCTGCCGCCGCCCGGCTCGAACGTATTCGAAAAGCCTCAAATTACCGCGAGGGTACCTTTCATAACCTTAGTGCTACTCCTGTCATGTCGGAGGACGTCTCCATGTGGAAGGCGTTTGTTGATTTTCTGAAGCCCGGCAAGGATCGCCAGCCCGATAAACCTTTACCCTCGGTACATACCAACCTGAAAACCCTACCCACGGATGAGCCGGTGCTGGTATGGTTTGGACATTCTTCTTATTTGCTGATCGTAGCGGGCAGGAAAATTCTGGTAGATCCGGTGTTTAGTGGCCATGCCTCGCCGGTTTCTTTTTTTGGAAAAAACTATCCCGGTAGTAATATATACTCGGTCGATGACATGCCCGAGATCGATGTGCTGCTCCTGACGCATGACCATTACGACCATCTAGATTATCCAACCATCAATCGCTTGCGTCCCAAAGTGAAGCAGGTGGTTACGTCGTTGGGAGTAGGGGCGCACCTGGAAGGCTGGGGTTACGACCCGGGAATGATTCAGGAACTGGCCTGGCACGAAGATGTCACAGTAGCTGGGGTACTGAATTTTACGGCATGGCCCGCGCGGCATTTTTCGGGTCGCCTTTTCAAGCGTGGCCAAACGCTTTGGTCGTCGTTTGTATTACAAACCCCCGGCCATGCCTTTTACCTGGGCGGCGATTCGGGCTACGACACACATTTCAAGGAGATCGGTGATCAGTATGGGCCGTTCGATCTTGCAATTCTGGAATGCGGGCAATACAACGACAATTGGCGCTACATCCACATGATGCCCGAACAGACCGCTCAGGCGGCCGTAGATCTGCGGGCCAAAATGCTGCTACCTGTCCACTGGGGCAAATTTACGCTCGCTTTGCACCCCTGGTATGAGCCTATCGAGCGGGTTACGGCCAAGGCCGGAGAGCTGAAGGTACCCCTGGTTACGCCCCGGATTGGTGAACCGCTTCTACTTTCCGGACCACCCCTGACCGCTCCCTGGTGGAGGTGA
- a CDS encoding DUF4920 domain-containing protein, giving the protein MKNLIALLLCLAFTFQAKAQENFGKKINEKSAIAASQLPDRMGAKETMNAKVTGTVESVCQAKGCWMKVKLDNGETMRVTFKDYGFFVPKDITGKTVVVEGVAEKKTTPVAELRHYAEDAGKSKEEIAKITDPKNELAFVADGVIVK; this is encoded by the coding sequence ATGAAAAATCTAATCGCATTGCTTCTCTGTCTCGCTTTCACTTTTCAGGCAAAAGCGCAGGAAAATTTCGGTAAGAAAATCAATGAAAAATCAGCCATCGCCGCTTCTCAGCTTCCCGACAGGATGGGCGCTAAGGAAACCATGAACGCCAAGGTGACGGGTACCGTAGAGTCGGTGTGCCAGGCCAAAGGCTGCTGGATGAAAGTAAAACTGGATAATGGCGAAACCATGCGTGTGACCTTTAAGGACTATGGATTTTTCGTGCCCAAGGATATTACCGGCAAAACGGTTGTCGTAGAAGGGGTAGCGGAAAAGAAAACTACCCCCGTGGCCGAATTGCGTCATTACGCTGAGGACGCCGGGAAAAGCAAAGAAGAAATTGCCAAAATCACCGATCCGAAAAACGAACTTGCCTTCGTAGCTGATGGTGTGATCGTTAAATAG
- a CDS encoding PadR family transcriptional regulator, whose protein sequence is MKGTQLGEFEEIVLLTIALCYDEAYSVAVMEELSQRLERPMSLGAVHRAMQRLEEKGLVQSRLGEATAERGGRRKRLFTVTMAGEQSLREARRIRNELWEGIPKTAFGI, encoded by the coding sequence ATGAAAGGTACCCAATTGGGCGAGTTCGAAGAGATCGTTTTGCTAACGATCGCGCTGTGCTACGATGAAGCCTATAGCGTGGCGGTTATGGAAGAATTAAGTCAACGCCTGGAGCGGCCCATGAGCCTGGGGGCGGTACATCGGGCTATGCAGCGGCTGGAAGAAAAAGGGCTCGTGCAATCCCGCTTGGGCGAGGCTACCGCGGAACGTGGGGGGCGTCGCAAACGCTTGTTCACGGTGACTATGGCGGGAGAACAATCGCTGCGGGAAGCGCGGCGGATCCGGAATGAATTGTGGGAGGGTATTCCTAAAACTGCTTTTGGAATCTGA
- a CDS encoding tagaturonate reductase yields the protein MPFSSAQLLPLLSAQTGTLGLQPLPERVLQFGTGVLLRGLPDYLIDKANRRGFFNGRIVVVKSTEGGDLEAFRRQDNLYTLCIRGIRDKQLIEENVVCSAISRVLSASQQWDEVMRVATSPDLQIVISNTTEIGIQLVNEDILQTVPQSFPGKLLAVLYARYQAFEGDPAKGLVIVPTELLPDNGTKLEAILLELAHRNGLEGEFLDWLETANICCNSLVDRIVPGEPEPAMYESLTAQLGYQDDLMTIAEAYRLWAIEVPPHADMERIKQVLSFHQADENVRIQPDINRFRELKIRLLNGSHTLSCGLAFLCGFDTVGEAMADKRMAAFISGLLLAELIPGMPDVDEKAAQRFALQVLDRYRNPYIEHRWLDITLQYSMKMQLRNVQTLVRYYQRENIASRPVGSRYMAFGFAGYLLFMRATTRQDGVLCGERNGEKYPIHDSRAPYFADLWARLPPSALTQTVLQNTNLWGQDLSLLPGFADAVTGYLTQLVDHGALATLGTQFVHYGVAAN from the coding sequence ATGCCTTTTTCATCTGCCCAATTACTTCCTCTGCTTTCCGCCCAAACCGGTACCCTCGGGCTACAGCCCTTGCCGGAGCGGGTACTCCAGTTCGGAACGGGCGTGCTGCTGCGCGGATTGCCCGACTATTTGATCGATAAGGCCAATCGACGGGGTTTTTTCAATGGCCGCATCGTCGTTGTTAAATCGACCGAAGGGGGCGATCTCGAGGCCTTCCGTCGACAGGACAATCTCTATACGCTCTGTATCCGAGGCATCAGGGACAAACAACTTATCGAGGAAAACGTCGTCTGTTCAGCCATTAGCCGCGTGCTGTCGGCCAGCCAACAGTGGGACGAGGTGATGCGGGTAGCCACCAGTCCCGATCTGCAGATTGTGATTTCCAATACTACTGAGATAGGTATTCAGTTGGTGAATGAAGACATCCTACAGACCGTACCCCAGTCTTTTCCAGGCAAACTGCTGGCCGTACTTTACGCGCGGTACCAGGCGTTCGAGGGTGATCCTGCCAAAGGACTGGTGATCGTTCCGACGGAACTCCTGCCTGACAATGGTACCAAACTCGAAGCGATTCTGCTTGAACTTGCGCACCGCAACGGTCTGGAAGGCGAGTTTCTCGATTGGCTCGAAACGGCCAATATCTGCTGCAACTCCCTGGTAGACCGCATTGTGCCGGGTGAGCCGGAACCGGCGATGTATGAATCGCTGACGGCGCAACTAGGGTACCAGGACGACTTGATGACCATAGCGGAGGCGTACCGCCTGTGGGCTATTGAGGTACCCCCCCATGCGGACATGGAGCGGATAAAGCAGGTACTGTCTTTCCATCAGGCTGATGAAAACGTTCGTATCCAGCCTGATATCAATCGCTTCCGTGAACTGAAAATTCGGTTGCTCAACGGTTCGCATACGCTGAGCTGTGGGTTGGCCTTTCTGTGTGGATTCGATACGGTCGGCGAAGCGATGGCCGACAAGCGAATGGCCGCATTTATCAGCGGGCTTCTGCTGGCCGAACTGATTCCGGGAATGCCGGACGTAGACGAAAAAGCAGCCCAACGGTTCGCGCTTCAGGTACTGGACCGATACCGGAATCCTTATATTGAACATCGCTGGCTGGATATCACGCTTCAGTACTCCATGAAGATGCAGCTTCGGAATGTGCAGACCCTTGTCAGGTATTATCAGAGGGAAAATATTGCCAGCCGGCCGGTCGGGTCGCGGTACATGGCCTTCGGTTTTGCGGGGTATCTGTTATTTATGCGGGCAACCACCCGGCAGGATGGTGTATTGTGCGGCGAACGGAATGGTGAGAAGTACCCGATTCATGATTCACGAGCGCCCTATTTTGCCGATCTATGGGCCCGGCTGCCTCCCTCTGCCCTTACACAAACGGTCCTTCAAAACACAAATCTTTGGGGACAGGATTTGAGCCTCCTACCCGGGTTTGCCGATGCTGTGACTGGCTACCTGACCCAACTGGTAGATCACGGAGCCCTGGCGACACTCGGCACCCAGTTTGTTCATTATGGAGTCGCAGCCAATTGA
- a CDS encoding alpha/beta fold hydrolase, with amino-acid sequence MRKTILLLVGTLFVTATYAQLSPTGGRDTSFTVRKSFVQEKKRYPEITLADSTLPPGVRIDKNIPYSTPMPGRDLVLDVYTPPQGTLRSRPAILMIHGGGWRSGDRSHNYPLAAQLAARGFVTVPIEYRLSTEALYPAAVHDLKAAVRWLRTHATTYGIDTSRIAVLGFSAGGQLAALIGSTNHNPAFEGVGDNPSPTSTVQAVVDIDGILAFIHPESGEGDDLRHISAATYWFGYSKTEKPDLWREASALTHADRNMPPILFINSGVDRMHAGRDDLITSLDKLGIYSEVHAFPDAPHTFLFFNPWFSPTVTYITDFLHRVFNAHK; translated from the coding sequence ATGAGAAAGACGATACTTTTGCTGGTAGGTACCCTGTTCGTTACGGCTACCTATGCGCAGCTAAGCCCCACCGGAGGGCGCGATACGAGCTTCACGGTTCGGAAGTCTTTTGTACAAGAAAAAAAACGGTACCCTGAAATAACCTTGGCCGATTCCACCCTGCCGCCTGGGGTCAGGATTGACAAAAACATACCGTACAGTACTCCCATGCCTGGTCGGGATCTGGTTCTGGATGTATATACCCCGCCACAAGGTACCCTCCGGTCCCGTCCGGCTATTCTGATGATTCACGGCGGTGGATGGCGATCGGGCGACCGCTCACACAATTACCCGCTGGCGGCGCAGTTGGCAGCCCGCGGGTTTGTGACCGTACCCATAGAGTACCGCCTGTCGACGGAAGCCCTGTACCCGGCTGCCGTACATGACCTGAAAGCGGCGGTTCGCTGGCTCCGTACCCATGCCACAACGTATGGCATCGACACGAGCCGGATTGCCGTATTGGGTTTTTCGGCGGGAGGGCAGTTGGCTGCCCTCATCGGCAGCACCAACCACAACCCGGCCTTCGAAGGGGTAGGGGACAATCCAAGCCCGACGAGTACGGTACAGGCGGTAGTCGATATTGATGGTATATTGGCATTCATCCATCCCGAATCGGGCGAGGGTGATGATTTAAGGCATATATCGGCGGCTACGTACTGGTTTGGGTATAGCAAAACCGAAAAACCTGACTTGTGGCGGGAAGCTTCAGCCCTCACCCATGCCGATCGGAATATGCCTCCCATTCTGTTCATCAATAGCGGGGTAGATCGGATGCACGCCGGGCGGGACGACTTAATTACGAGCTTGGACAAGCTAGGTATCTATTCAGAGGTACATGCCTTTCCCGACGCGCCCCACACTTTTTTGTTTTTCAATCCCTGGTTTTCTCCCACGGTCACCTACATCACTGACTTTCTGCACCGCGTTTTTAACGCTCACAAGTAG
- a CDS encoding ABC transporter permease, with amino-acid sequence MNRKNKINSQPPRWAERLLGRIAAPHHREEILGDLYELFHKRGQRYGYTKARLLYVLEMVLLLHPRLWRNTSRSTHLDSKFIFDSQSNPTAMFNNHLKVAFRKISRHKSYTLINAVSLSLGIACAILIFTLVKYHLSFDDFHADQNRIYRIYTEFHGEKVTYNTGVPNPLGEAFRGGYNAAEEVGRIAFLPKRVVSVSPEKKFEEDIAFADPEFLSIFNFPLIQGNPKTALQDRNTVLITDEIAKKYFGTQDPVGQLLRVDDSLLVRITGVLQDLPPNTDFRSQIYIPFSNLQDHSPWMVEKDWWFSVNKEMQCFVRLKPGISAASVNKTILPAISNTYYDKEPAQYFQFRLQPLSDVHFNPELRGKTDKKNLRTFAWIGFFLILTACVNFINLATAQAIGRSREIGVRKALGSRRAPLFWQFITETAVIAGLAMVVALGLAYLALPFVNGWFEIDLTLNLLTDRYLLAFLSVLLLLVVFFSGAYPGLILARFQPLLALKGMPAQRSAGGFSLRKGLVVGQFAISQLLIIGTLIITTQLRYSQQADMGFQKDAIVILPVPDNQKSKLSALGAEFSELSGVENATFFDTPPASEAVGSTSIRFDSRPEAEDFSIAIKSADHQYVPTFKIPILAGRNLNPSDTIREYLLNETAVKALRLASLDDVLGKPATINGRPGTIVGVMKDFHFQSFRAAIEPLCLTTRSESYGSCGINVNLANLGPTLAGLEKVWTTLYPSSIFTYRFMDEEIGRFYKLDNMLLRLIQAFTGIAIFVGCLGLYGLVSFMAAQKTKEIGVRKVLGASNPSILWLFGKEFIRLLLIAFALAAPLAWWVMEGWLNKFVYRVEPGAGIFILAIVITLFVALLTVGFRSLKASRANPIKALRSE; translated from the coding sequence ATGAATCGAAAGAATAAAATCAATTCACAGCCGCCGCGCTGGGCGGAGCGCCTGCTAGGCCGAATCGCAGCCCCACACCACCGCGAAGAAATTCTGGGTGACCTGTATGAATTATTCCACAAGCGAGGTCAGCGATACGGCTATACAAAAGCCCGCCTGTTATATGTGCTGGAAATGGTGTTGCTCCTACATCCCCGGCTGTGGCGCAATACTTCCCGATCCACCCATTTAGATAGCAAATTCATTTTTGATTCACAATCAAACCCTACAGCCATGTTCAATAATCATCTAAAGGTTGCTTTCAGAAAAATCAGTCGCCACAAATCCTATACTCTAATCAATGCGGTCAGTCTAAGTCTGGGTATTGCCTGTGCCATTCTGATTTTTACGCTCGTGAAATACCATCTGAGCTTTGACGATTTTCATGCCGATCAAAACCGCATTTATCGTATTTATACCGAGTTTCATGGGGAAAAAGTCACCTACAATACGGGGGTACCCAATCCGCTGGGTGAGGCCTTCCGAGGCGGGTACAATGCCGCGGAAGAAGTAGGTCGAATCGCTTTTCTGCCCAAACGGGTCGTTTCGGTATCGCCGGAGAAAAAATTTGAAGAAGATATCGCGTTCGCCGATCCGGAGTTTCTGAGCATTTTCAATTTTCCGTTGATACAGGGTAATCCGAAAACCGCTCTTCAGGACCGTAATACCGTCCTCATTACCGATGAAATCGCTAAAAAATATTTCGGAACTCAGGATCCGGTCGGTCAACTATTGCGTGTCGATGATTCTTTACTGGTGAGAATAACGGGGGTACTTCAAGACCTACCACCCAACACCGACTTTCGTTCTCAAATCTATATTCCTTTCAGCAATTTGCAAGATCACAGCCCCTGGATGGTCGAAAAGGACTGGTGGTTCAGTGTCAATAAAGAGATGCAGTGTTTTGTCCGGTTAAAACCCGGCATATCGGCGGCCTCAGTGAACAAGACAATTCTTCCGGCGATTTCTAATACGTATTACGATAAGGAACCAGCCCAATATTTTCAATTCAGACTGCAGCCCCTTTCGGACGTCCATTTCAACCCGGAGCTACGCGGGAAGACCGATAAGAAGAACCTCAGGACGTTTGCATGGATCGGCTTTTTCCTGATCCTGACGGCCTGTGTCAATTTCATCAACCTGGCTACAGCGCAGGCGATCGGTCGTTCCCGGGAGATTGGCGTCCGAAAAGCCCTGGGTAGTAGGCGCGCCCCGCTTTTCTGGCAATTTATCACCGAAACGGCAGTCATAGCGGGCCTGGCCATGGTTGTCGCTCTGGGACTGGCCTATCTGGCCCTGCCTTTTGTCAATGGGTGGTTTGAAATTGATCTGACCCTCAATCTGCTGACTGACAGGTACCTGCTCGCCTTTTTATCGGTTCTGCTGTTGCTCGTGGTTTTCTTTTCCGGGGCTTATCCCGGACTCATCCTCGCTCGTTTTCAGCCCCTACTGGCGCTGAAAGGGATGCCCGCCCAGCGGTCGGCAGGAGGCTTTTCGTTGCGGAAAGGGCTGGTCGTCGGTCAGTTTGCCATCTCACAACTCCTCATCATCGGCACGCTAATCATTACTACCCAGTTGCGCTATTCACAGCAGGCTGATATGGGTTTCCAGAAAGATGCCATTGTCATTCTGCCGGTACCTGATAACCAAAAATCAAAACTCAGTGCGCTGGGTGCCGAGTTCTCTGAGTTGTCGGGGGTTGAAAATGCGACGTTTTTTGATACCCCTCCCGCCTCCGAAGCCGTAGGAAGTACCAGTATCCGCTTTGATTCGCGGCCGGAAGCCGAAGATTTTTCCATTGCCATCAAGTCCGCCGATCACCAGTATGTCCCAACGTTCAAAATTCCCATTCTGGCTGGGCGCAATCTGAATCCCTCGGACACGATTCGCGAATACCTACTGAATGAAACGGCCGTGAAGGCACTCCGGCTAGCCTCCCTGGACGATGTGCTCGGGAAGCCAGCCACGATTAATGGCCGGCCGGGTACCATTGTCGGGGTTATGAAAGACTTCCATTTCCAATCGTTTCGTGCCGCCATCGAGCCATTGTGCCTCACGACCCGGAGCGAGAGTTACGGCAGTTGCGGGATAAATGTGAACCTGGCGAATCTGGGACCTACCCTGGCGGGACTTGAAAAAGTATGGACGACCCTATACCCGTCTTCCATTTTTACGTACCGTTTTATGGATGAGGAAATCGGGCGGTTCTATAAACTGGACAATATGTTGCTTCGGCTCATTCAGGCGTTTACAGGCATTGCGATTTTTGTAGGTTGCCTGGGTTTGTATGGATTGGTTTCGTTCATGGCCGCGCAGAAAACCAAAGAAATAGGGGTGCGCAAGGTGCTGGGAGCGAGCAATCCGAGCATCCTGTGGCTATTCGGCAAAGAATTTATTCGACTGCTGCTGATCGCTTTTGCCTTAGCGGCTCCTCTGGCTTGGTGGGTAATGGAAGGTTGGCTGAATAAATTCGTATACCGGGTTGAACCCGGCGCGGGCATTTTTATCCTGGCAATCGTAATCACCCTGTTTGTGGCCTTACTCACCGTCGGTTTTCGGAGTCTGAAGGCTTCGCGGGCCAATCCCATCAAAGCCTTACGTTCGGAATAA
- the uxaC gene encoding glucuronate isomerase, which produces MKKTFLNDDFLLQTETAQHLYETFAKPMPIIDYHCHLPPTQIADDHTFDNLTQIWLYGDHYKWRAMRTNGVDEKYCTGNQPDFAKFQKWAETVPYTVRNPLYHWTHLELQRYFGITEILHGQNARRIYDACTEQLQSPDFSVRNLLRRMNVEAVCTTDDPVDSLEHHQRLSDDGFEIGVLPTFRPDKAMAVEDAAAFNAYVDRLEEASNVAIGGFDDFMTALRQRHDYFAEMGCKLSDHGLEQIYADDYTEAEIHAIFDKLRASQPGTGGVLTGAEVQKFKSAMLVYLAEMDWEKGWTQQFHLGALRNNNSRMLRQLGPDTGWDSIGDFSQARALARFLDRLDTNDKLAKTILYNLNPGDNELLATMIGNFNDGSVAGKLQFGSGWWFLDQKDGMERQLNALSNMGLLSRFVGMLTDSRSFLSYPRHEYFRRIICNLFGNDIENGELPDDLNWMGKVVQNICYGNAKAYFGFSPQPATVGF; this is translated from the coding sequence ATGAAAAAAACCTTTTTGAATGATGATTTTTTGCTGCAAACCGAAACGGCACAGCACCTCTATGAAACGTTTGCCAAACCAATGCCGATTATCGACTACCATTGCCATCTGCCTCCCACCCAGATTGCCGATGATCATACGTTTGACAACCTCACCCAAATCTGGCTCTATGGAGATCATTACAAATGGCGGGCCATGCGTACCAACGGCGTGGACGAAAAGTACTGTACGGGCAATCAACCGGATTTTGCCAAATTCCAAAAATGGGCCGAAACCGTACCCTATACCGTCCGGAATCCGCTCTACCACTGGACCCATCTCGAATTGCAGCGGTATTTTGGCATTACTGAAATACTGCACGGCCAGAACGCCCGGCGTATTTACGATGCTTGCACCGAACAACTGCAATCACCCGATTTTTCGGTCAGAAACCTGCTGCGCCGGATGAATGTAGAGGCCGTCTGTACTACCGACGATCCGGTTGACTCACTGGAACACCACCAAAGGTTGTCGGACGATGGGTTTGAGATTGGGGTACTGCCTACTTTCCGGCCCGATAAGGCCATGGCCGTAGAAGATGCGGCGGCTTTCAATGCGTATGTCGATCGGCTCGAAGAAGCCAGCAACGTAGCGATCGGTGGTTTTGACGATTTTATGACAGCTCTGCGCCAGCGACACGATTATTTCGCGGAGATGGGCTGCAAGCTCTCCGATCATGGTTTGGAGCAGATTTACGCCGACGACTACACCGAAGCCGAAATCCATGCCATTTTTGACAAACTCCGGGCGAGCCAGCCGGGTACCGGAGGGGTATTGACCGGGGCGGAGGTACAGAAATTCAAATCGGCGATGCTGGTGTACCTGGCCGAGATGGATTGGGAAAAAGGCTGGACCCAGCAGTTTCATCTCGGTGCCCTGCGTAACAACAACTCGCGGATGCTGCGGCAACTCGGCCCCGATACGGGCTGGGACAGTATCGGGGACTTTTCCCAGGCCCGCGCCTTGGCTCGTTTTCTTGACCGCCTGGATACGAATGACAAATTGGCGAAGACAATACTGTACAATCTGAATCCTGGTGATAATGAGCTGCTGGCTACCATGATCGGCAACTTCAATGACGGCTCCGTCGCGGGTAAGCTTCAGTTTGGATCGGGCTGGTGGTTTCTGGATCAGAAGGACGGCATGGAGCGGCAGCTGAACGCCCTGTCGAATATGGGGCTGCTAAGTCGGTTTGTGGGTATGTTGACTGACTCCCGTAGTTTTCTGAGCTACCCTCGTCACGAATATTTCCGCCGCATTATCTGCAACCTGTTCGGCAACGACATCGAAAACGGTGAACTCCCCGACGATCTTAATTGGATGGGGAAGGTCGTACAGAACATCTGCTATGGCAATGCCAAAGCCTATTTCGGTTTCAGCCCCCAGCCCGCTACCGTAGGTTTTTAA
- a CDS encoding rhamnogalacturonan acetylesterase: MTQSAFSRSVACVGLFLLLAFTFPPEKITVYLIGDSTMSIKAEKAYPETGWGMPFVHFFDEQVTVDNRAMNGRSTRTFIEENRWQPVADHLHEGDYVLIQFGHNDEVSTKKSYTPEVEFRQNLVRFIEESRAKKAHPVLITPVARRQFDEKGKIQETHAVYSELTRAVARETNVPLIDLDRQSQELLQSFGPETSKLLFLQLAPGEHPNYPNGKVDNTHFSELGARKMAQLVLASIKTLKLDLADHIVQPKTN, translated from the coding sequence ATGACCCAATCTGCATTTTCCAGAAGTGTCGCCTGTGTTGGCTTATTCTTGCTGCTGGCCTTCACATTTCCGCCTGAAAAAATCACCGTGTACCTCATCGGTGATTCGACCATGTCGATCAAAGCCGAAAAAGCCTACCCCGAAACGGGCTGGGGAATGCCATTCGTTCATTTTTTTGATGAGCAGGTTACGGTCGATAACCGGGCGATGAACGGACGAAGTACCCGTACCTTCATCGAAGAAAACCGCTGGCAGCCCGTAGCCGACCATCTGCACGAGGGCGATTACGTACTGATCCAGTTTGGGCATAATGATGAGGTAAGTACCAAAAAGAGCTATACTCCGGAGGTTGAATTTCGGCAAAACCTGGTTCGATTCATTGAGGAAAGCCGGGCAAAAAAAGCCCATCCCGTACTCATCACGCCCGTTGCCCGCCGCCAATTCGACGAAAAAGGGAAAATTCAGGAAACCCACGCGGTATATTCTGAACTCACGCGGGCAGTGGCGCGTGAAACTAACGTACCGCTTATTGATCTGGATCGGCAGAGTCAGGAGCTGCTTCAAAGCTTCGGCCCCGAAACTTCAAAGTTGCTATTTCTGCAACTCGCACCGGGTGAGCATCCCAATTACCCGAACGGTAAAGTAGACAATACGCATTTCAGCGAACTTGGCGCCCGAAAAATGGCACAGTTGGTGCTGGCTTCCATCAAAACGCTCAAATTGGATCTGGCCGACCACATCGTGCAGCCCAAAACCAACTAA
- a CDS encoding aldo/keto reductase has translation MNHKEVGAGQAGTFRIGGKFKINRLGYGAMRITGGGIWGPPDHKNEALRLLRGLPDLGVNFIDTADSYGPNVSEELIAQALHPYPSGMLIATKGGLTRPGPNQWKPNGDPAYLRSCLEGSLKRLKVDCIDLYQLHRIDSHVPLEDSLGALKKAQEEGLIRYIGLSEVSVDQLEKAAGIVDVVSVQNMYNPTERRWEGTLKWCETHNVGFIPWYPLSAGSINSQKLIAKVAKKHDATAFQVALAWLLQHSNVMLPIPGTSSLAHLEENVGAASLNLNEEDIQQLDALEKSE, from the coding sequence ATGAATCATAAAGAGGTAGGTGCGGGCCAGGCAGGCACGTTCAGAATTGGAGGAAAATTTAAAATAAATCGCCTGGGGTACGGTGCCATGCGCATCACAGGAGGGGGAATTTGGGGGCCACCGGATCATAAAAACGAAGCCTTGCGCTTGTTGCGCGGTTTGCCCGATCTGGGGGTCAACTTTATCGATACTGCCGACAGCTACGGCCCTAACGTTTCGGAGGAGTTGATCGCGCAGGCGCTGCATCCCTATCCGAGCGGAATGCTGATTGCCACCAAGGGTGGACTGACGCGTCCCGGTCCCAATCAATGGAAACCCAATGGCGATCCCGCCTACCTGCGTTCGTGCCTGGAGGGTAGCTTAAAACGCCTTAAGGTTGATTGCATCGATTTATATCAGCTCCACCGCATCGATAGCCATGTACCCCTGGAAGATAGTCTGGGCGCTTTGAAAAAAGCCCAGGAGGAGGGGCTGATCCGGTACATTGGGCTTTCCGAAGTCAGTGTCGATCAACTTGAAAAGGCTGCCGGCATTGTGGACGTTGTTTCGGTGCAAAATATGTACAATCCCACCGAGCGCCGCTGGGAAGGTACCCTGAAGTGGTGCGAAACCCACAACGTAGGGTTCATCCCCTGGTATCCGTTGTCGGCGGGGAGTATCAATAGCCAGAAACTAATTGCCAAAGTCGCAAAAAAACATGATGCTACGGCTTTTCAAGTAGCCCTGGCGTGGCTGTTGCAGCATTCGAACGTCATGTTGCCGATTCCGGGTACCTCTTCGTTAGCGCACCTCGAGGAAAATGTAGGGGCTGCCTCCTTGAATCTGAACGAGGAGGATATACAGCAGTTGGATGCACTCGAAAAATCAGAATAA